From Stenotrophomonas sp. SAU14A_NAIMI4_8:
GACAGCGTCAAGAGCTACTGCGTTGACACGGCCCCGGCGCAAGCCGCCACCGGCATGGATGTGCCCACCGCCAATGCCGAGATGGAACGCCTGCTGGCGACCTGGCCGAAGGCGCCGACGCCAGCACAGCGGCGCTACCTGGCGGCCGTGTTCCTGGCCGCAGGCGAGCGCGGTTCGGCCATCGTGCAGTGGCTGCGCCTGCCCACCGCCGAGCGACGCGCGGGCGACAGCCTGACCGCGGAACTGGTCGAATTCCTGGACGCCCGTGCGGCGCGCAAGGACGAAGTCAGTCTGGTCGCCGCCGAACTGGCCGCACGCCTGGGCCTGGAGCGACTGTGGTCGGTGGACGACCATACCGCCGATGCCCCTACCCCGCAGGCACTGCAGAAGGACTACGCCAAGGCGATCCGCGCGGCATGGAACACCACCGCCGGGGCAACACGGCGGGCGACCTACGACCGCCTGTACGCCGATGTCGCAGCGCCTGACGGGCTGATGGCGATCTACCGCAACGACAATGATCCGGCTACCGCCAGGCTGGTCTATGACAGCGACTTCGGCGCCACGCTGGTCGAACCGTCGCCGCAGGGTTTCGGCCGCAATTACCTGGGCTACTGGGAAACCCGCAACCTGCGCATGGTTGCCAACATCCGCGACGTACTGGGCCAGTACCCCGGCACGCGCATGCTGGCCATCGTCGGTGCGTCACACAAGTGGTACTACGAGGCCTACCTGGACCAGATGCACGACGTGCAGCTGGTTGATACCGCGCCGCTGCTGCGCTGAGGGCCGCGTAACCGTGGCGTCGAGCGTGCTCGACGTCGCGCTCCGTAGAGTCGAGCTTGCTCGACTGCTTTTCCCGAAACAGTCGAGCAAGCTCGACTCTACGGACCCCTGCGCCGGGCCAGCATCGCACTGACCGCCACGATGCACCCCAACGTGACCAGCAGCGCGCTCACCACGCCCCACTGCAGCACCGGCACCAGCGCCTGTGCCTGCGGATCGATGCGCAGCTGTTCCAGCCGCAGCCAACCGGCCAGCGCCAGCACCCAGCCAATGAAAGCCGGCGCGTAGGCGCCAATGGTGTTACCGATCCAAGCATTCATGCCGTACTCCCGTGAGAACTGCGATGGCGGCATTGTTCCGCCCCGCCCTCTCACAGGCTGAGACACCCTCAGTCGCGCGCGTCTGCCGCCACCGACCAGCCCCCGCCCAGGGCGGCCATCAGGGCGGCGCTTGCCTGCAGCTGGCGACTCTGGATGTCCTGCAGCCCCAGTTGCGCCTGCCGCGCGTCGGTCTGCGCGGTCACCACGTCCAGATAGCTCACCGCGCCACCGGCGTAGCGGTCACGGGCGATCTGCTCGGTACGGCGCGCGGCCTGCACGGCTTCTTCCTCATGGCCGCGCTGGTCGGCCAGGCCGTGCAACTGCACCAGCTGGTCCTCCACCTCACGGATTGCCGCCAGCACCGTGGCCCGGTACTGCGCCGAGGCCACATCGAATTCGGCATAGGCTTCGGCCTTGGCGGCCTTGCGCCGGCCGCCGTCGAACACCGGCAATGCCGCCAGCGGTCCCAGCGCCCAGTAGCGGTTGCCGGCATCCAGCAGCGCGCTGCTGCCCGAGGTCTGGCCACCGAACAGGCCGGTCAGGCTCAACTGCGGGAACCATGCGGCGCGTGCCACGCCGATGCCGGCGTTCGCGGCGAACACCCGGCGCTCGGCAGCGGCAATGTCTGGGCGCTGCTGCAGCAGGGCGCTGGGCAGATCGGTGGGCACCTGCGGCAGGGTCGGCGCCTGTGCCATCACCCCCACGCTGAAGCCACTTGCCGGCGCCCCCACCAGCTCGGCCAGCGCGTGCCGCAGCATGGCCTGGTGCACCTGCAGCGCATCCAGATCGGCCTGCGCGCTGGCCAGCTGATGGCGGGCGCGTGCCACATCCAGCTCCGAGGCGATCTCGCCCTGCAAGCGGTCCTGGGTCAGGCGCAGCGCCTGCTGGTAGTCGTCGATGCTGTCGCGCAGGATGGCCTGCTGCGCCTCGGTGTTGCGCAGCTGCAGGTAGGTGGCGGTCAACTGCTGGGACAGGCTGAGCCGTGCCGCGGCCAGGTCATCGGCACTGGCCTGGGCCCGCGCATGCCCGGCCGCCGCCGCGTTGCGCAGCCGGCCCCACAGATCCAGATCGAAGGACAGCGAGAACGTGGCCGCATTGCTGTCATACACCGCTGGCTGGGTGGCACTGCGCAGCGGCTTGTCGTCCGACTGCCGCTCGCGCATCGGGCCGGTACTGAAGCCGACCTGGGGCGCGCGTGCCGAGGCGGTCTCGCCTGCGGCAGCACGCGCGGCGTCGTAGTGCGCCACGGCCAGCGCCAGGTTCGGGTTGGCCTGGCGCAACTGCACCTGCAGCTGGTCCAGCACGGGGTCGTTGAATGCCCGCCACCAGTCCTGCGCCAGTGTCGGCTGCGGCGACCCGCCGGTCGGCTGCTCATACGCCACCGGCACCTGGACCGCAGGCACCTGGTAGGTTGGCGCCAGCGAACACCCGGCCAGCAGCAGCGCCAGCGATGCGGCGACGCCGGTCTCAACCGCGCGCATGGGCAGGCTCCTTTGCCGCGGCCACCACGCGCACGTGATCGCCCTCGCGCAACGCATCGGGTGGGTTCGGAATCAGCCGCTCGCCGGCCTTCAGGCCGTGGTCGATGCGCAGCGTGCTGCCCAGGTCGCTGGCGATATGGATGTCACGCAGATGCACCACGTCGTGCGCATCCAGCACCGCTACCTGGGTGCCCTTGGCGCGGAAGATCAGCACGTCGGCCGGTACGCTTACGCCGTCGGCGCCGCCCTGCAGTGGCAGGGTCACCTCGGCGTAGCTGCCGGGCAGCAGGGCACCGTCGGCGTTGTCCACTACGAACTGCGCCAGCAGCGTGCCCGAGCTGCGGTCGATCGCGCTGGAATCACCCTGCAACGTGGCGGTGAAATGGCGGCCGGCCAGACCCGGTACCTGCAGCGTGGCCTGCAGTCCCGGCTGGATGCTGGCCGCACTGTTCTGCGGCACCGGCACCATCAGCCGCAGGCGGCGGGTATCGGCAATGTTGAACAGTTCGCGGCCACTGTCATCGGCGCGGATCAGCTGGCCCACGTCGGTCAGGCGTGCGGTAACGGTGCCGTCGAAGGGCGCGCGCAGCGTGCGGTAGCGCCCCAGTTCCTGCAGCCGCGCATAGTCGGCCTGCGCCGCTTCCACGCTGGCCTGCGCGGCCACGGCATTGGCCTGCTTCTCATCGGCTTCCTGGCGCGATACCGAGTGGCTGCCCAGCATGCCCTGCCAGCGCTCGGCACTGACCTTGGCCAACGCTGCATCCGCCTGCGCCTGCAGCAGGTGCGCATGCGCCTGGGCAATCTGCTGGTCCAGTTCCGGGCTGTCGATCACCGCCAGCACCTGGCCGGCCTTCACCGACTGGCCGATATCGGCGTTCCAGGATTTCAGGTAGCCGCCCACGCGCGCATGGATCGGCGCCTCGGTCCAGGCCCCCAGGTGCGCCGGCAAGGTCAGCGTGCCCGCTTCGCCCTGCGCACCGGCGGTGACCACCTGCACGGCCGGCACGGCCTGCTGCTCGGTCCATTCGCCCACCGCATGGGCCTGCTGCGCGCGCAGCGCCAGGCCAGCGGCCACGACCGCCACGGCAATGGCAGCCCCCAGGATCAGACGGCGGCGCAGCGGCGCCTGCGGCAAGGAAGCATCAGACATGCAGGGGCTCTCCGGCGGGGGCGGTTTCGGACTTGCGGGAATGGGCCAGGGCGAACACCACCGGCACGAACAACAGGGTGGCGCAGGTCGCCAGCAGCAGGCCGCCGATCACCGCGCGGCCCAGCGGCGCGTTCTGTTCGGTGGACAGTGCGGTCGGCAACATGCCCAGGATCATCGCCAGCGCGGTCATGCAGACCGGGCGGAAACGGGTGAAGCCGGCTTCCAGCGCGGCCTTGGCAGCATCGCCATGCTCGGCCAGGCGCTCGCGGCAGAAGCTGACCACCAGGATGGAGTTGGCCGTGGCCACGCCCATGCACAGGATGGCTCCGGTCAATGCCGGCACCGACAGCGTGGTGTGGGTCAGGAACAGCATCCACACCACCCCGGCCAGGCCAGCGGGCAAAGCGGTGATGATCACGAACGGATCGGTCCAGGACTGGAAGTTGATGACGATCAGCAGGTAGATCAGCACGATCGCGGCCAGCAGGCCGTAGCCCAGGCCAGTGAAGGCCACATGCAGCGCATCGATCTGGCCATGCAGGCCGACCTGGGTACCGCGCGGGCGCTGGCCGGCCATGCCATCGATCACGTGCTGCACGTCGGCCGCCACGGCACCCAGATCGCGGCCCTGCACGCTGGCGTACAGATCCAGCGTGGGCTGCACGTTGTAGTGGCTGACCACCGCCGAGCTGGAACCGCGCTGGATCTGCGCCAGGCCGCCCAGTACCTGCGGCGTGCCACTGCTGCCGGTCACCGGCAGTGCCTGCAGCGCCGCCAGGCTGTCCATGCGGTACTGCGGGGTGGCGGCCACCACGCTGTAGGAGATGCCGTTCTTCGGGCTGAGCCAGAACGTGGGCGCCACCTGCCCGCTACCGGCCAGCGAGGCCACCATGCTGTTGGTCACATCGCGTTCGGTGATGCCCAACCCGTTGGCACGCAGACGATCCACGTCCACCTGCAGGGTCGGGTAGCCATCGGGCTGCTGCAGGCGCAGGTCCACCAGCCCCGGCACATGCCGCAGGCGGCGCTGCAGTTCCTGCGCATAGGCGCGGTTGCCGGCGGCATCGGGCCCGGCAATGCGTACATCCAGCGGCGCGGGCGAACCGAAGTTCAGGATCTGGCTGCTGGTGTCGGCCGGCAGGAAGGCGAAGCTGGTGCCGGGGAAGGCCGACGGCAGTACTTCGCGCAGGCGCTTTTCATACGCGACGGCATCGCCGTGGCCCGGCTTCAGCGAGACCTGGATGTCACCGTCCTGCGGCCCGATGGTGCCGCTGGCACTGTAGGCCATGTTGATACCGGTCATCGGCAGGCCCAGGTTGTCGACGATGGCGTCGATCTCGTGCGGCGGCACCACCTGCCGGATGCGCGCTTCGATGCGGTCGAAGGCCGCTGCGGTTTCCTCGATGCGCGTGCCCAGCGGCAGCCGCACGTGCAGCGACAATGCACTGGCTTCGGTGGCCGGGAAGAAGTCCTGGCCCAGGGTGGGCAGCAGCGCGAAGGACACCAGCACGCAGGCCATGAAGCCGACCAGGAAGCGTCGGCGGTTGGCCAGGGCCAGCCCCAGCAGCGCGTGATAGCGGTCGCGCACCAATGAGAAACCGCCCTCGAAGCGCTGCTGCCAGCGCACCAGCATCGCGGCCAGACGTGCGCGGCGATGCTGCGGGTGGTCGCCCTCATGGTGGTTCAGGAAGGCATCTTCGGGGTGGTGACCCACGCCCCCTTCCACCCGGTGCGGCTTCAGCAGGTACAGCGCCATGGTCGGTACCAGAGTGCGCGACAGCACGAACGAACTGGCCATGGCGAAAATCACCGCCAGCGCCATCGGCCGGAACAGATAGCCGGCAATGCCGTCCAGCAGGAACATCGGCACGAATACGATGCAGATGCACAGCAGCGACACGAACGCCGGGCCGACGATCTGTGCGGCGCCGTCCAGGATCGCCTCGCGCACGCCCTTGCCCTGCTCCAGGTGCCAGTTGACGTTTTCGATGGTGACCGTCGCATCGTCCACCAGGATGCCCACCGCCAGCGCCAGGCCACCCAGGGTCATCACGTTCAGTGTCTGCCCCGCCGCCGACAGCAGCGCGATGGCCGACAGCACCGCCAGCGGAATGGACGCCGCGATGATCACGGTCGAGCGCCAGCTGCCCAGGAACACCAGGATCATCACGCTGGTCAGCAGCGCGGCAATGATGCCCTCGCGGGCCACGCTGCCGATCGATTCGCGCACGAAAGTGGACGCATCGCCCAGCAGCGAGATCTTCAGCGACGGCGGCAGGGTCTCGCTGATCTGCGGCAGCATGTCGCGGATGCGGCTGACCAGGGTGAGCGTGGATGCATCGCCGTTCTTCAGGGCGGCCATCAACACCGAATGGCCGCCGTTCACCCGCACGATGTTGGTCTGCGGCGGTGAGCCGTCGCGCACGTGCGCCACCTGGCCGATGGTCACCACTGCACCGTTCACCGTGCGGATCGGCAGATCATTCAGCGCCTGGATGTCACTGGGGCTGTTGTTGAGCAGCACGGTGAACTCATTGCTGCCCAGCTTGGCCGTACCCACCGGGGTGATCTGGTTCTGCGCTGCCAGCGCGTTGCCCACGTCCTGCGCCGACAGGCCCTTGGCAGCCAGCGCCTGCGGGTCCAGGTCCAGGGTGATCTGCCGCTGCTTGCCGCCGTAGGGCGCGGGAATGGCCAGGCCGGCAATGGAGGTGAGCGGGGGGCGCACGCTGTTCTGCGCCAGGTCGCGGATCTGCGATTCACCCAGCGTGGGGCTGGAGAACGCCATCTGCAGCACCGGCACGGTGGAGGCGCTGTAGTTGAGGATCAGCGGCGGAGTCATGCCGGCCGGCATCTGCTTGACGATGGTCTGCGAGATGGCGGTGATCTGCGCGTTGGCCGTGCGGATATCCACGCCGGGCTGGAAGAACACCTTGACCACGCCCATGCCGGCCAGCGACTGCGATTCGATGTGCTCGATGTCGTTGACGGTGGTGCTGAGCGCGCGCTCGTAGGGCGAGATCACGCGGCCGGCCATCGCATCGGGCGACAGGCCGGTGTACTGCCAGACCACGGCCACGACCGGAATGCCGATGTCGGGAAACACATCGGTGGGCGTGCGCAGCGCGCTGAGCGGGCCGACGATGCAGATGAAAATGGCCATCACCACGAAGGTGTAAGGCTTGTTGAGCGCGGTCCTGACCAAGCCGAGCATGCAGCTCTCCAGCAGTGC
This genomic window contains:
- a CDS encoding DUF5694 domain-containing protein, whose translation is MLRPLRCLALLSLCGASALAAADDGRYRPSFHPDQLKGPPAGRVNEVLVLGSPHLSGLPEAFKPAQLEPLLGRLQAWQPTAIAVENVSGLQCDFMRRNPTRYADSVKSYCVDTAPAQAATGMDVPTANAEMERLLATWPKAPTPAQRRYLAAVFLAAGERGSAIVQWLRLPTAERRAGDSLTAELVEFLDARAARKDEVSLVAAELAARLGLERLWSVDDHTADAPTPQALQKDYAKAIRAAWNTTAGATRRATYDRLYADVAAPDGLMAIYRNDNDPATARLVYDSDFGATLVEPSPQGFGRNYLGYWETRNLRMVANIRDVLGQYPGTRMLAIVGASHKWYYEAYLDQMHDVQLVDTAPLLR
- a CDS encoding efflux transporter outer membrane subunit, translated to MRAVETGVAASLALLLAGCSLAPTYQVPAVQVPVAYEQPTGGSPQPTLAQDWWRAFNDPVLDQLQVQLRQANPNLALAVAHYDAARAAAGETASARAPQVGFSTGPMRERQSDDKPLRSATQPAVYDSNAATFSLSFDLDLWGRLRNAAAAGHARAQASADDLAAARLSLSQQLTATYLQLRNTEAQQAILRDSIDDYQQALRLTQDRLQGEIASELDVARARHQLASAQADLDALQVHQAMLRHALAELVGAPASGFSVGVMAQAPTLPQVPTDLPSALLQQRPDIAAAERRVFAANAGIGVARAAWFPQLSLTGLFGGQTSGSSALLDAGNRYWALGPLAALPVFDGGRRKAAKAEAYAEFDVASAQYRATVLAAIREVEDQLVQLHGLADQRGHEEEAVQAARRTEQIARDRYAGGAVSYLDVVTAQTDARQAQLGLQDIQSRQLQASAALMAALGGGWSVAADARD
- a CDS encoding efflux RND transporter periplasmic adaptor subunit; this translates as MSDASLPQAPLRRRLILGAAIAVAVVAAGLALRAQQAHAVGEWTEQQAVPAVQVVTAGAQGEAGTLTLPAHLGAWTEAPIHARVGGYLKSWNADIGQSVKAGQVLAVIDSPELDQQIAQAHAHLLQAQADAALAKVSAERWQGMLGSHSVSRQEADEKQANAVAAQASVEAAQADYARLQELGRYRTLRAPFDGTVTARLTDVGQLIRADDSGRELFNIADTRRLRLMVPVPQNSAASIQPGLQATLQVPGLAGRHFTATLQGDSSAIDRSSGTLLAQFVVDNADGALLPGSYAEVTLPLQGGADGVSVPADVLIFRAKGTQVAVLDAHDVVHLRDIHIASDLGSTLRIDHGLKAGERLIPNPPDALREGDHVRVVAAAKEPAHARG
- a CDS encoding efflux RND transporter permease subunit, whose product is MLGLVRTALNKPYTFVVMAIFICIVGPLSALRTPTDVFPDIGIPVVAVVWQYTGLSPDAMAGRVISPYERALSTTVNDIEHIESQSLAGMGVVKVFFQPGVDIRTANAQITAISQTIVKQMPAGMTPPLILNYSASTVPVLQMAFSSPTLGESQIRDLAQNSVRPPLTSIAGLAIPAPYGGKQRQITLDLDPQALAAKGLSAQDVGNALAAQNQITPVGTAKLGSNEFTVLLNNSPSDIQALNDLPIRTVNGAVVTIGQVAHVRDGSPPQTNIVRVNGGHSVLMAALKNGDASTLTLVSRIRDMLPQISETLPPSLKISLLGDASTFVRESIGSVAREGIIAALLTSVMILVFLGSWRSTVIIAASIPLAVLSAIALLSAAGQTLNVMTLGGLALAVGILVDDATVTIENVNWHLEQGKGVREAILDGAAQIVGPAFVSLLCICIVFVPMFLLDGIAGYLFRPMALAVIFAMASSFVLSRTLVPTMALYLLKPHRVEGGVGHHPEDAFLNHHEGDHPQHRRARLAAMLVRWQQRFEGGFSLVRDRYHALLGLALANRRRFLVGFMACVLVSFALLPTLGQDFFPATEASALSLHVRLPLGTRIEETAAAFDRIEARIRQVVPPHEIDAIVDNLGLPMTGINMAYSASGTIGPQDGDIQVSLKPGHGDAVAYEKRLREVLPSAFPGTSFAFLPADTSSQILNFGSPAPLDVRIAGPDAAGNRAYAQELQRRLRHVPGLVDLRLQQPDGYPTLQVDVDRLRANGLGITERDVTNSMVASLAGSGQVAPTFWLSPKNGISYSVVAATPQYRMDSLAALQALPVTGSSGTPQVLGGLAQIQRGSSSAVVSHYNVQPTLDLYASVQGRDLGAVAADVQHVIDGMAGQRPRGTQVGLHGQIDALHVAFTGLGYGLLAAIVLIYLLIVINFQSWTDPFVIITALPAGLAGVVWMLFLTHTTLSVPALTGAILCMGVATANSILVVSFCRERLAEHGDAAKAALEAGFTRFRPVCMTALAMILGMLPTALSTEQNAPLGRAVIGGLLLATCATLLFVPVVFALAHSRKSETAPAGEPLHV